A stretch of the Sorangium aterium genome encodes the following:
- a CDS encoding helix-turn-helix domain-containing protein produces the protein MTTALPISTPIAPSSSHSMPAACSLSVPSGAPAVRPASLPTPGVAAPSLSAQPPRERAAATGASRSSPPLRSAAPLPRSTSERILLGRDRIRSAAEAGQRIRSYEVALDLDLSEFHFARLFRAAFGSSPHVYYDEVRAERARALLHEGLTEGEVARRIGFRRPAELRALLSKRGSTPPSAEEAEPSDASAE, from the coding sequence GTGACGACTGCGCTTCCCATCTCGACTCCGATCGCACCCTCCTCGTCCCACAGCATGCCGGCCGCATGTTCCCTGTCGGTTCCGAGCGGCGCGCCTGCCGTTCGGCCGGCGTCGCTCCCCACGCCTGGCGTCGCTGCGCCGAGCCTCAGCGCGCAGCCGCCGCGCGAGCGCGCTGCAGCGACCGGCGCCTCGCGATCCTCGCCACCACTGCGCTCCGCAGCCCCGCTCCCGCGCAGTACCTCGGAGCGGATCCTGCTCGGCCGCGACCGCATCCGCAGCGCCGCGGAAGCAGGCCAGAGGATCCGTTCCTACGAGGTCGCGCTGGACCTCGATCTGTCCGAGTTTCACTTCGCACGGCTCTTCCGCGCCGCCTTCGGGTCATCGCCCCACGTCTATTACGATGAGGTGCGTGCGGAGCGCGCGCGAGCGCTCCTGCATGAGGGGCTAACCGAGGGAGAGGTCGCCCGCCGCATCGGCTTCCGCAGGCCTGCAGAGCTCCGCGCCCTCCTGTCCAAGCGCGGCAGCACGCCGCCCTCGGCCGAAGAGGCGGAGCCGAGCGACGCCTCTGCCGAGTGA
- a CDS encoding carbon-nitrogen hydrolase family protein encodes MEKPVIWAALQLSSQENASENLARVEVLVVEAARRGATTVVLPENFAYMGNEEGKRNIAEDLDAGGGPIARRLADAARSARVTIVAGGFPERAHDPARPYNTCAVFGPDGRLTARYRKIHLFDVEIADGTKYRESASTTAGERPVVTEIDGVKLGLSICYDVRFPELYRALSSAGAEAIAVPAAFTLLTGKDHWLVLLRARAIEAQAYVVAAAQWGKHPGGRATFGKSCVIDPWGEVIAQASEGEGIAMAMLDPSYLDRVRANLPSLTHRRL; translated from the coding sequence ATGGAGAAACCGGTGATCTGGGCGGCCCTTCAGCTCTCCAGCCAGGAGAACGCGAGCGAGAACCTGGCGCGGGTCGAGGTGCTCGTCGTGGAGGCGGCGCGCCGTGGGGCGACGACGGTCGTGCTGCCCGAGAACTTCGCGTACATGGGCAACGAGGAGGGGAAGCGCAACATCGCGGAGGACCTCGACGCCGGTGGCGGTCCGATCGCGCGTCGTCTCGCCGACGCGGCGCGCTCCGCCCGGGTGACCATCGTGGCCGGCGGCTTCCCTGAGCGCGCGCACGATCCGGCGCGGCCGTACAACACCTGCGCGGTCTTCGGGCCCGACGGCCGGCTCACCGCGCGCTACCGGAAGATACACCTCTTCGACGTCGAGATTGCCGACGGAACGAAATACCGCGAGTCGGCGTCGACGACCGCCGGGGAGCGCCCCGTCGTCACCGAGATCGACGGCGTGAAGCTCGGGCTCTCGATCTGCTACGACGTCCGGTTTCCGGAGCTCTACCGCGCGCTCTCGTCCGCGGGCGCAGAGGCGATCGCCGTCCCTGCGGCGTTCACCCTGCTCACCGGCAAGGACCACTGGCTGGTCTTGCTCCGCGCCCGGGCCATCGAGGCTCAGGCGTACGTGGTGGCCGCGGCGCAGTGGGGCAAGCATCCAGGCGGGCGGGCGACGTTCGGGAAATCGTGCGTCATCGATCCGTGGGGTGAGGTGATCGCGCAGGCCTCGGAAGGGGAGGGGATCGCGATGGCGATGCTCGACCCCTCCTACCTCGATCGCGTCAGGGCGAACCTACCTTCGCTCACGCACCGGAGGCTCTGA
- a CDS encoding NUDIX hydrolase: MEIAPLSLLPRSVLALAKEVARALLRRPVVGIAAAAQTADGRWLLVRRSDTGTWALPGGTLEWGETLRDSIVRELAEEAGVTEVELGRVVGVYSRPDRDVRFHAVTVVVTARIAAPTRPPQNPLEIREARLFREDELPSELAMDMGDLFAAARRAGDTELE; encoded by the coding sequence ATGGAAATCGCTCCCCTGTCGCTGTTGCCGCGCTCCGTGCTCGCCCTCGCCAAGGAGGTCGCCCGCGCGCTGCTCCGGCGACCTGTCGTCGGGATCGCCGCCGCCGCTCAGACCGCCGACGGCCGGTGGCTGCTCGTTCGCCGCAGCGACACCGGAACCTGGGCGCTCCCGGGAGGCACCCTGGAATGGGGAGAGACGCTCCGCGACAGCATCGTGCGGGAGCTCGCCGAGGAGGCCGGCGTCACCGAGGTCGAGCTCGGGCGGGTCGTGGGCGTGTACTCGCGGCCTGATCGCGACGTCCGCTTCCACGCCGTGACGGTCGTCGTCACCGCCCGGATCGCCGCGCCGACGCGCCCCCCGCAAAACCCGCTCGAGATCCGCGAGGCAAGGCTGTTCCGGGAAGACGAGCTCCCGTCCGAGCTCGCGATGGACATGGGGGATCTCTTCGCCGCCGCCCGGCGCGCCGGCGACACGGAGCTCGAGTGA
- the ligA gene encoding NAD-dependent DNA ligase LigA — protein sequence MTQAHHDDAGARDALQGGLATDPKHKARIEELAERVEKYRASYYAGRPEISDAAFDALEDELRALDPAHPVLARVGSASLITEWEKARHEIPMGSLNKVVSEDELLGWVARCDEILVKDGHGGTGAAPPAPGSISSVAGDLFVAEKLDGISIEVIYKGGKLVDAITRGDGDWGERITANVARMKGIPSRIREKGRLSVRGEIILRLSDMKRHFPGVTSPRNMAAGAAKRFDGQGAEHCTVLFYDVADHLEIPTCRARFAWLRELGFATPQTAYGSVDDVVKLYRRYSSELRAGLDYEIDGLVVYVDSLHVQGLLGDVNRRPRGAVAFKFASPAKVTTVVAIQWDTGPSGRVTPVAIVEPVELAGANVRRASLHNSANVRSLGIGVGDEVLVSRRNDVIPYVEEVVEKRGPVAVPPSACPVCSAPLVVEGEYLLCRNAACRALIEGRIHNWIDAIGALEWGDKLIEQVVAAGLVREPLDLYKLTVKSIADLDRRGEKSATKCLEQLKSRLPLALPVFLAALGIEGFAIQTARLLVSAGYTTIEKLLAAGEDELASIPGLGAIKAASIIRGLRARSDEIARLLAAGIVPVAPEAEGPLAGLTFCFTGAGARPRGELTHLVESNGGRVLNSVTKELNYLVIADVASTSSKAVKARKYGTKLITEDDLDRLIAERRGG from the coding sequence ATGACGCAGGCACACCACGACGACGCCGGAGCGCGCGACGCGCTTCAGGGCGGGCTCGCGACGGATCCGAAGCACAAGGCGAGGATCGAGGAGCTCGCCGAGCGCGTCGAGAAATACAGGGCGAGCTACTACGCGGGGCGCCCCGAGATCTCGGACGCGGCGTTCGACGCCCTTGAGGACGAGCTCCGCGCCCTCGATCCGGCGCACCCGGTGCTCGCCCGGGTCGGCTCGGCCTCGCTGATCACCGAGTGGGAGAAGGCGCGGCACGAGATCCCGATGGGCTCGCTCAACAAGGTCGTCTCCGAGGACGAGCTCCTGGGCTGGGTCGCCCGGTGCGACGAGATCCTCGTGAAGGACGGGCACGGCGGCACGGGCGCGGCGCCGCCGGCGCCGGGATCCATCTCGAGCGTCGCGGGTGACCTCTTCGTGGCGGAGAAGCTCGACGGCATCTCCATCGAGGTCATCTACAAGGGCGGCAAGCTCGTCGACGCCATCACCCGCGGCGACGGCGACTGGGGCGAGCGGATCACCGCGAACGTCGCGCGGATGAAGGGGATCCCCTCGCGGATCCGGGAGAAGGGCCGGCTGTCCGTGCGCGGAGAGATCATCCTTCGCCTCTCGGACATGAAGCGCCACTTCCCCGGCGTCACCAGCCCGCGCAACATGGCCGCGGGCGCGGCCAAGCGGTTCGACGGCCAGGGGGCGGAGCACTGCACCGTGCTCTTCTACGATGTCGCCGATCACCTCGAGATCCCGACGTGCCGGGCGCGCTTCGCCTGGCTGCGCGAGCTCGGCTTCGCGACGCCGCAGACCGCGTACGGCAGCGTCGATGACGTCGTGAAGCTCTACCGGCGCTACTCGAGCGAGCTCCGCGCAGGCCTCGACTACGAGATCGACGGGCTCGTCGTCTATGTGGACTCGCTCCACGTCCAGGGCCTGCTCGGCGACGTCAACCGCCGGCCGCGCGGCGCGGTCGCCTTCAAATTCGCGTCGCCCGCCAAGGTGACGACGGTCGTGGCGATCCAGTGGGACACCGGGCCGAGCGGCCGGGTCACCCCGGTGGCGATCGTCGAGCCGGTGGAGCTCGCCGGCGCGAACGTCCGGCGCGCTTCCCTGCACAACTCGGCCAACGTGCGGAGCCTCGGCATCGGGGTGGGCGACGAGGTGCTGGTCTCGCGCCGCAACGACGTCATCCCGTACGTCGAGGAGGTCGTCGAGAAGCGCGGCCCCGTCGCCGTCCCTCCATCGGCCTGCCCGGTTTGCAGCGCGCCGCTCGTCGTCGAGGGAGAGTACCTCCTCTGCCGGAACGCCGCGTGCCGCGCCCTCATCGAGGGGCGCATCCACAACTGGATCGACGCCATCGGCGCGCTGGAGTGGGGCGACAAGCTGATCGAGCAGGTGGTGGCCGCGGGCCTCGTGCGAGAGCCGCTCGACCTCTACAAGCTCACGGTCAAGAGCATCGCCGACCTCGATCGGCGCGGCGAGAAGAGCGCAACGAAGTGCCTGGAGCAGCTGAAGAGCCGCCTCCCGCTCGCGCTGCCGGTGTTCCTCGCGGCGCTCGGCATCGAGGGGTTCGCGATCCAGACCGCGCGGCTGCTCGTGTCGGCGGGGTACACGACGATCGAGAAGCTGCTCGCCGCCGGCGAGGACGAGCTCGCCAGCATCCCGGGCCTCGGCGCGATCAAGGCCGCGAGCATCATTCGAGGGCTGCGCGCCCGCAGCGACGAGATCGCGCGGCTGCTCGCCGCCGGCATCGTGCCCGTCGCGCCCGAGGCCGAGGGCCCGCTCGCCGGACTGACGTTCTGCTTCACCGGCGCGGGCGCGCGCCCCCGCGGCGAGCTCACCCACCTCGTCGAGTCGAACGGCGGCCGGGTGCTGAACAGCGTCACGAAGGAGCTCAACTACCTCGTCATCGCCGACGTGGCATCCACGTCGAGCAAGGCGGTGAAGGCGCGCAAGTACGGCACGAAGCTCATCACCGAGGACGATCTGGACAGGCTCATCGCCGAGCGCCGCGGCGGCTGA
- a CDS encoding DUF2804 domain-containing protein, with translation MRELITPPDAILDPITGAARVGSYRGDLPRVDPALLAPRWLDRLLKHKRWVYVAIASDEVFVAVAVVQLGYLSIAFSVVFDKAGRRLLVDRAAFGPPFAASVGEASGEGCSARVWLPHARVRIERPRRDAMTAVTAALRGIELEARLDGRGAPPALSAIAQASDGVLITSEKRLLLGVEGEASVLGRRISLDGAIASYDYTGGLLRRRTTWRWALALGRAESGERVGLNLGEGFVGDAECAIWIDGELIPLAEGRFTFDAARPLDPWRVRTADGAVDLRFAPGAAHSNHTNLGLLASEFMQPIGLYSGTIRLPDGRLLELRDVLGVTEDQDITW, from the coding sequence ATGCGCGAGCTCATCACGCCGCCCGATGCGATCCTCGACCCGATCACGGGAGCGGCGCGCGTCGGGTCGTACCGGGGCGATCTCCCCCGCGTCGACCCGGCGCTCCTCGCGCCGCGCTGGCTCGATCGGCTGCTCAAGCACAAGCGATGGGTCTACGTGGCGATCGCGTCCGACGAGGTGTTCGTCGCCGTCGCGGTCGTGCAGCTCGGCTACCTCTCGATCGCGTTCAGCGTCGTCTTCGACAAGGCCGGCCGGCGGCTGCTCGTGGATCGCGCGGCGTTCGGGCCGCCCTTCGCGGCGAGCGTGGGCGAGGCGAGCGGCGAAGGCTGCTCCGCGCGCGTGTGGCTCCCCCACGCGCGCGTGCGGATCGAGCGGCCGCGCAGGGACGCGATGACCGCGGTGACCGCCGCGCTGCGCGGCATCGAGCTCGAGGCGCGGCTCGACGGTCGCGGGGCCCCGCCGGCGCTCTCGGCGATCGCGCAGGCCTCGGATGGCGTCCTGATCACCAGCGAGAAGCGCCTGCTCCTCGGCGTCGAAGGCGAGGCGTCGGTGCTCGGTCGCCGTATCTCCCTCGACGGAGCGATCGCCAGCTACGACTACACGGGCGGCCTCCTGCGGCGCCGCACGACCTGGCGCTGGGCCCTCGCGCTGGGGCGCGCGGAGAGCGGCGAGCGCGTCGGCCTGAACCTGGGCGAAGGCTTCGTCGGCGACGCCGAGTGCGCGATCTGGATCGACGGTGAGCTCATCCCGCTCGCCGAAGGCCGGTTCACCTTCGACGCGGCGCGGCCGCTCGACCCGTGGCGCGTCCGGACCGCGGACGGCGCCGTGGATCTACGCTTCGCCCCCGGCGCGGCGCACTCGAACCACACGAACCTCGGCTTGCTCGCGTCGGAGTTCATGCAGCCGATCGGCCTCTATTCGGGCACGATCCGCCTCCCGGACGGGCGGCTCCTCGAGCTCCGCGACGTCCTTGGCGTCACGGAGGACCAGGACATCACCTGGTAG
- a CDS encoding PPC domain-containing protein → MKSMHFLGFFVLGTIAATAAGCGGGNEGDGGGGEGGAGSTTTSSATTGPVAGSTSTGAGEVDDGNDSPEEAEPIQPEDNWLSGTLEPLDTDADYYSFTGAKGQPVYILSDAKPSDDERDPTYPDTVITVLDADGNQLAQNDDPARGFTNDSELLTVLPADGEYFIVVQDCNAAFPQFAFPDGCFNPADVLSFDYGLRLIPLDVAESDTDSLIGDTEPNNDAEQAVQLHYELNDDESGHFTTFAFGNFESATDVDVYSFTPPETPAVDNAILAQLIADQPTGIEGNGATVDVSEIAVFASTDLTNAYAKVDPSTGGDIALPVEAGQEYFVFVKRPAGEVGKNDFYILLHNRTNSDPLEAEDETNGVIETPEAGLVSFPNGGGGVSYAIEGQIVDGETADVDIYAVPLDDVEAGWTFSVICEAQRNGSGVRELSAEVLNGDGAPIDTATYSATETEDENLYVERVAIPEGAADNRLLVKVSAGTPAADVTSRGYNCLFAYLPPETN, encoded by the coding sequence ATGAAGTCGATGCATTTTCTGGGTTTCTTCGTGCTCGGCACGATCGCGGCGACCGCCGCAGGCTGCGGCGGAGGCAACGAGGGCGACGGCGGCGGAGGCGAGGGAGGAGCCGGGAGCACCACGACGTCCTCCGCGACCACCGGCCCCGTCGCCGGCAGCACCTCCACGGGCGCGGGCGAGGTGGACGACGGCAACGATAGCCCCGAGGAAGCGGAGCCGATCCAACCCGAGGACAACTGGCTTTCGGGGACGCTCGAGCCGCTGGACACGGACGCTGACTACTACAGCTTCACTGGAGCCAAGGGTCAGCCCGTGTATATCCTGAGCGACGCGAAGCCTTCGGATGACGAGCGGGATCCGACATACCCCGATACAGTCATCACGGTGCTTGACGCCGACGGGAACCAGCTCGCGCAAAACGACGACCCGGCCCGGGGCTTCACCAACGACAGCGAGCTCCTCACCGTCCTGCCAGCGGACGGCGAGTACTTCATCGTCGTCCAGGATTGCAACGCAGCCTTCCCGCAGTTCGCCTTCCCGGACGGTTGCTTCAACCCGGCGGACGTCCTGAGCTTCGACTATGGGCTGCGGCTCATCCCGCTCGATGTGGCGGAGAGCGACACCGATAGCCTCATCGGCGATACGGAGCCCAACAATGACGCCGAGCAGGCCGTGCAGCTGCACTATGAGCTGAACGACGACGAGTCGGGCCACTTCACCACCTTCGCGTTCGGCAATTTCGAGAGCGCGACCGACGTCGATGTGTATTCGTTCACCCCGCCGGAGACCCCGGCGGTCGACAACGCCATCCTCGCCCAGCTGATCGCCGACCAGCCGACGGGGATCGAGGGCAACGGCGCGACGGTGGACGTCAGCGAGATCGCCGTGTTCGCTTCGACCGATCTGACCAACGCCTACGCGAAGGTGGACCCGTCGACGGGCGGCGATATCGCCCTCCCGGTGGAAGCCGGGCAAGAGTACTTCGTCTTCGTCAAGCGCCCTGCGGGCGAGGTGGGAAAGAACGATTTCTACATCCTGCTGCACAACCGCACGAACTCCGATCCCCTCGAGGCCGAGGACGAGACCAACGGTGTCATTGAGACGCCGGAAGCCGGCCTGGTCTCCTTCCCCAACGGGGGAGGCGGCGTCAGCTACGCGATCGAGGGGCAGATCGTCGACGGAGAGACCGCAGACGTCGACATCTATGCGGTCCCCCTCGACGACGTGGAGGCGGGCTGGACGTTCTCGGTCATCTGCGAAGCGCAGCGCAACGGGTCCGGGGTCCGCGAGCTCAGCGCCGAGGTGCTGAACGGAGACGGCGCACCGATCGACACCGCCACCTACTCGGCGACGGAGACCGAAGACGAAAACCTGTACGTCGAGCGGGTCGCGATCCCGGAGGGCGCGGCGGACAACCGGTTGCTCGTCAAGGTATCGGCCGGAACGCCCGCCGCCGACGTGACGAGCCGAGGGTACAACTGCCTCTTCGCTTACCTGCCGCCGGAGACCAACTGA
- a CDS encoding M3 family metallopeptidase: MKVGTTPARSGLLSLLLLVACNAGTQTGEVSSPARTGGAAPQGATSTPATTAPPEPTPRAEFDPVAQGLTVEGVKQLCDEHLRAAEGHLAAIRALRGAPPEKLTYAATLGRFDDAALEVNSAGEFPYLMGVAHPDAAVREAARLCEPKVDRFTTAMWLDADLAAVIEAYAERGDAREALNGERARLLADVLRDFRRNGLSLPVDRQQRLRDVNEQITRIGQEFMSNLSASTASIEIAPASLQGLPKEYVAKHAPKANGKVEITTDYPDFFPFVTYAKDRKAALDLYVLFTNRGGEKNVKLIDRLLALRSEKAKMLGYKSWADYAIEPRMAKTSGAVRGFLDQVRAALKEPAKAEFAALMKEHARLGGKPTDKLPPSDRYFLEDRVRASTYQFDSQALSDYLELGAVKQGLMDITARMYALEYKEVPAKAWHPDVTAYEVRSEGKLIGKFYLDLYSRPDKYKHAAMFAVRTAKLLDDGSWQTPVAALECNFPKPGAQPALMSHEDVVTFFHEFGHVLHHLLTRSELASYSGTATVRDFVEAPSQMFEEWAWSREVLDLFAKHHATGEKIPDALFQAMTRARGFGRALATQRQLTLASIDLELHTRDPGFDATLVVEQAQRANESFAFVKGTHLQSSFGHLITYDAGYYGYQWALSLSRDVLTRFKKEGLLNPAVARAFRDEVLAKGGGVEAGALVARFLGRPPSHDAYLAYLQGKE; the protein is encoded by the coding sequence ATGAAGGTCGGCACCACACCCGCGCGCTCAGGGCTCCTCTCCCTTCTCCTGCTCGTCGCCTGCAACGCTGGCACCCAGACCGGTGAGGTCTCCTCGCCGGCCAGGACCGGCGGCGCCGCGCCGCAGGGGGCGACGTCGACGCCGGCGACGACCGCGCCGCCCGAGCCGACGCCGCGCGCCGAGTTCGATCCCGTGGCGCAGGGGCTCACCGTGGAGGGAGTGAAGCAGCTCTGCGACGAGCACCTGCGCGCCGCAGAGGGGCACCTCGCCGCGATCCGGGCGCTCCGAGGCGCGCCGCCGGAGAAGCTCACCTACGCCGCGACGCTCGGGCGGTTCGACGACGCCGCGCTCGAGGTGAACAGCGCGGGCGAGTTCCCGTACTTGATGGGGGTCGCGCACCCGGACGCGGCGGTGCGAGAGGCCGCGAGGCTCTGCGAGCCGAAGGTCGACAGGTTCACGACCGCGATGTGGCTGGACGCCGATCTCGCCGCCGTCATCGAGGCGTACGCCGAGAGAGGCGACGCGCGCGAGGCGTTGAACGGTGAGCGCGCCCGGCTGCTCGCCGATGTCCTCCGCGACTTCCGCCGCAACGGGCTGTCGCTGCCGGTAGACCGACAGCAGCGCCTCCGCGACGTGAACGAGCAGATCACCCGCATCGGACAGGAGTTCATGTCGAACCTGTCCGCCTCGACCGCATCGATCGAGATCGCGCCCGCGTCCCTCCAGGGGCTGCCCAAGGAGTACGTGGCGAAGCACGCGCCGAAGGCGAACGGCAAGGTCGAGATCACCACCGACTACCCCGACTTCTTCCCGTTCGTCACCTACGCCAAGGACCGCAAGGCCGCGCTCGATCTCTACGTCCTGTTCACCAACCGCGGCGGCGAGAAGAACGTGAAGCTGATCGATCGCCTCCTCGCGCTCCGCTCCGAGAAGGCGAAGATGCTCGGCTACAAGAGCTGGGCCGACTACGCCATCGAGCCGCGAATGGCCAAGACGAGCGGCGCCGTGCGCGGCTTCCTTGACCAGGTCAGGGCCGCGCTGAAAGAGCCCGCCAAGGCCGAGTTCGCCGCGCTGATGAAGGAGCACGCGCGGCTCGGGGGAAAGCCGACCGACAAGCTCCCCCCCTCGGATCGCTACTTCCTCGAGGACCGTGTCCGCGCGTCCACGTACCAGTTCGACTCGCAGGCGCTCTCGGACTACCTCGAGCTCGGCGCGGTGAAGCAGGGGCTCATGGACATCACCGCGAGGATGTACGCCCTCGAGTACAAGGAGGTCCCCGCGAAGGCGTGGCACCCCGACGTGACCGCGTACGAGGTGCGCTCCGAGGGCAAGCTGATCGGCAAGTTTTACCTCGACCTCTACAGCAGGCCCGACAAGTACAAACATGCCGCGATGTTCGCCGTGCGGACGGCGAAGCTGCTCGACGACGGGTCGTGGCAGACCCCCGTCGCGGCGCTCGAGTGCAACTTCCCGAAGCCGGGGGCGCAGCCGGCGCTGATGTCCCACGAGGACGTGGTGACGTTCTTCCACGAGTTCGGGCACGTGCTGCACCACCTCCTGACGCGCTCGGAGCTGGCCTCCTATTCAGGGACCGCGACGGTGCGCGACTTCGTCGAGGCGCCGAGCCAGATGTTCGAGGAGTGGGCGTGGTCGCGCGAGGTGCTCGATCTGTTCGCGAAGCACCACGCGACCGGCGAGAAGATCCCGGACGCCCTCTTCCAGGCGATGACCCGCGCGCGAGGCTTCGGTCGAGCGCTCGCGACGCAGCGGCAGCTCACGCTCGCGTCGATCGATCTGGAGCTCCACACCCGCGATCCTGGCTTCGACGCGACCCTGGTCGTGGAGCAGGCGCAGCGCGCGAACGAGTCCTTCGCGTTCGTGAAGGGGACGCACCTCCAGTCGAGCTTCGGACACCTCATCACCTACGACGCGGGCTACTACGGCTACCAGTGGGCGCTGTCGCTCTCGCGCGACGTGCTCACCCGCTTCAAGAAGGAAGGCCTGCTGAACCCCGCCGTCGCGCGCGCCTTCCGCGACGAGGTGCTCGCGAAGGGCGGCGGCGTCGAGGCGGGAGCGCTCGTCGCCCGCTTCCTCGGTCGACCGCCGAGCCACGACGCGTACCTCGCTTACCTCCAGGGCAAGGAGTGA